In Nymphaea colorata isolate Beijing-Zhang1983 chromosome 5, ASM883128v2, whole genome shotgun sequence, one genomic interval encodes:
- the LOC116254398 gene encoding probable LRR receptor-like serine/threonine-protein kinase PAM74, producing the protein MAASSLLLFSLCIGLQIFSGFADKLVLNIDCGATGTRSDSLGMKWVGDDGYINTGQTAKVNTDYQEYQTLRYFPSQKKSCYVIGGVNRGRKHMVRAHFFYGNYDGKSSPPSFDLQFDGNPWVTTSSNGPSTWEVIYAPKRENISICVAQTSPDHIPFINALVIREFEEGMYKTNGAEDVLLMWRRIAFGSKGFVRYPDDPYDRYWHSTSKIDGVTNVTRDNMSLNKNFPDIPGLALAHAITPTSSNVTNLTVPSSETSLDDATYYYNFYFSEVLEAAYENKSRSFDFFVDGEKHNDDGPIIPPYQLYVRNHNRSRNLTGGSAISLVNTPDASLPPILNAMELFTLKTGLADGTSENDVKALEELRGQYQQLQSWAGDPCLPKGSTWDWLNCSADNPPRVTELHLNGSRLNGNLTDFSGLAALEIIDLSNNSLNGQIPEFLGRFPSLKELNLADNNFIGPLPASLASNKKLKLNITGNTITEVIASPLSNKKLIIVGVSVGLVILFLLLVGCVVNARLLSQHLRPSLNVVFENNVENHIMQQAGCIQLEQNQAFTYEEIAKITKNFEILIGDGGSGFVYYGRLNNGNEVAVKVLKDWQEQGSKEFVAEVKLLMTVNHKNLVSFIGFCNEGMNMIILYEYMQNGSLRGILAGKRTGVELLTWKRRLQIALDVATGLDYLHSGCQPSIIHRDIKSTNILLNERLEAKVADFGISRAVEKTQISTMIAGTPGYIDPEYSETSILTKKSDVYSFGVVLFELMSGQGAILGSLEEHFHIVEWARSKIVRGDILSIIDSRIKGQHKINSVWKVADIALACTARRSVERPNMHNILKDLSEAMEIETGNYSFDVSRIEVMTTSVCSAETPSSSANHPEHPLAR; encoded by the exons ATGGCAGCAAGCTCCCTGCTTCTTTTTAGCTTATGCATTGGTCTCCAAATTTTCTCTGGATTCGCTGATAAAC tGGTCTTGAACATCGATTGTGGAGCAACGGGTACGCGCAGTGACAGCCTGGGCATGAAATGGGTCGGCGACGACGGCTATATTAACACAGGCCAAACAGCGAAGGTTAATACAGACTACCAAGAATACCAGACCCTCCGTTACTTTCCCTCCCAAAAGAAGAGCTGCTACGTGATCGGAGGCGTGAACAGGGGAAGGAAACACATGGTTCGAGCACACTTCTTCTACGGCAACTACGATGGGAAGTCATCGCCGCCATCCTTCGATCTTCAATTTGATGGGAACCCTTGGGTGACAACTTCATCCAACGGGCCCTCCACTTGGGAAGTAATATATGCACCCAAGAGAGAAAACATCAGCATCTGTGTTGCTCAGACATCTCCGGACCATATACCTTTCATCAACGCCCTTGTGATTAGGGAATTTGAGGAAGGCATGTACAAGACGAACGGCGCAGAAGACGTTCTTCTAATGTGGAGGAGGATAGCCTTCGGATCGAAAGGCTTTGTTAG GTACCCTGACGACCCTTATGATCGTTACTGGCATTCAACAAGTAAGATCGATGGCGTAACTAATGTAACGAGAGACAACATGAGCCTCAACAAAAACTTCCCGGATATTCCGGGACTGGCATTAGCCCACGCCATAACACCAACGTCGAGCAATGTCACGAATCTGACAGTCCCATCGTCGGAGACGTCTTTGGATGATGCTACGTATTACTACAATTTCTATTTCTCCGAAGTGTTAGAGGCAGCTTACGAAAATAAAAGCAGGTCTTTCGATTTTTTTGTTGATGGCGAAAAGCATAACGACGACGGTCCTATAATCCCTCCTTATCAGTTATATGTGAGGAACCACAATCGGAGCCGTAACCTGACTGGTGGATCGGCCATTTCCTTGGTCAACACACCAGATGCATCCCTTCCTCCCATCCTCAACGCCATGGAGCTTTTCACACTCAAGACAGGGCTCGCTGATGGAACTAGTGAAAATGatg TGAAGGCGTTGGAGGAGTTACGGGGTCAATATCAACAGCTTCAGTCGTGGGCAGGTGATCCATGCCTTCCCAAAGGCTCCACTTGGGATTGGCTCAACTGCAGTGCCGACAATCCACCACGCGTAACTGAACT gCACCTCAACGGATCACGCTTGAACGGCAACCTTACAGACTTCAGCGGCTTGGCTGCACTTGAGATAAT TGATCTGAGTAACAACAGCTTGAACGGTCAGATCCCAGAGTTCTTGGGGagatttccttccttgaaagaaCT GAACCTGGCAGACAATAATTTCATTGGACCTCTACCTGCATCACTAGCAAGCAACAAGAAACTTAAACTAAa TATAACGGGAAACACCATCACTGAAGTCATTGCAAGTCCACTCTCAAATAAGAAGCTGATCATTGTTGGAGTATCAGTTGGCCTGGTTATCTTATTTCTATTGCTAGTTGGTTGTGTCGTCAATGCACGCCTTCTAAGCCAACATCTTCGACCATCACTGAATGTTGTGTTCGAGAATAATGTAG AGAACCATATCATGCAACAAGCTGGTTGCATTCAATTGGAGCAAAATCAAGCATTCACCTATGAAGAGATTGCTAAAATCACAAAAAACTTCGAAATCCTTATTGGAGATGGAGGATCTGGTTTTGTTTATTATGGACGTCTTAATAATGGCAATGAAGTTGCTGTCAAAGTATTGAAAGACTGGCAAGAACAAGGATCTAAAGAATTTGTTGCAGAG GTCAAGTTATTAATGACAGTGAATCACAAAAACCTTGTATCGTTCATTGGATTTTGTAATGAAGGCATGAATATGATTATCCTCTACGAGTACATGCAGAATGGAAGCTTGAGAGGCATCTTAGCAG GAAAAAGAACTGGAGTAGAACTTTTAACATGGAAGAGGCGGCTGCAAATAGCATTGGATGTTGCAACAG GTTTGGATTATCTACACTCAGGTTGCCAACCCTCCATAATTCACAGAGACATAAAAAGCACAAACATACTTCTTAATGAACGACTAGAAGCCAAAGTAGCAGACTTTGGAATTTCCAGGGCTGTTGAGAAGACTCAAATATCAACAATGATTGCTGGTACACCTGGATATATTGATCCAGa GTACTCAGAAACAAGCATTCttacaaaaaaaagtgatgttTACAGCTTTGGTGTGGTTCTTTTTGAGCTTATGAGCGGTCAGGGAGCCATACTTGGCAGTCTTGAGGAGCACTTTCATATTGTTGAATGGGCAAGATCAAAGATTGTGAGGGGTGACATATTAAGCATTATTGACTCAAGGATTAAAGGGCAGCACAAAATAAATTCTGTGTGGAAGGTAGCAGATATAGCATTAGCATGTACTGCACGAAGGTCTGTTGAGCGACCAAACATGCATAATATTCTAAAGGACTTGAGCGAGGCGATGGAGATTGAGACTGGTAACTATTCTTTTGATGTTTCAAGGATAGAAGTGATGACCACTTCAGTGTGTTCTGCTGAAACACCTAGTTCAAGTGCAAATCACCCAGAACATCCATTAGCAAGGTAG
- the LOC116254400 gene encoding probable LRR receptor-like serine/threonine-protein kinase At1g51880 — MRRPKSQRSLLASLDILILSTGILTKKSDVYSFGVVLFELMSGHAATFSTFEQSFHIVQWATSKIAKGDVESTIDPRIKGQYKMNSMWKVAETALACTARSSKERPYMYNILNDLNQAMKMEMETSDQAYDILMTEVTTTSMFSDSVEEEEEEEKEEDDTHMKDTKILFNVTQS; from the exons ATGAGAAGACCCAAATCTCAACGGTCATTGCTGGCATCCCTGGATATATTGATCCTGA GTACAGGGATTCTCACTAAGAAGAGTGATGTTTATAGCTTTGGTGTGGTTCTTTTTGAGCTTATGAGTGGCCATGCAGCTACATTTAGCACATTCGAGCAATCTTTTCATATTGTTCAATGGGCAACATCGAAGATTGCTAAGGGTGATGTGGAGAGTACTATTGACCCAAGGATCAAAGGGCAATACAAAATGAATTCTATGTGGAAGGTTGCAGAAACAGCATTAGCATGCACTGCACGGAGTTCCAAAGAGCGACCATACATGTATAATAttttgaatgacttgaatcaagcAATGAAAATGGAGATGGAGACTAGCGACCAAGCATACGATATTTTGATGACGGAAGTGACAACTACTTCAATGTTTTCTGATagtgttgaagaagaagaagaggaggagaaggaggaagatgaTACACACATGAAAGATACCAAAATACTTTTTAATGTGACTCAATCATGA